In Paralichthys olivaceus isolate ysfri-2021 chromosome 13, ASM2471397v2, whole genome shotgun sequence, the following are encoded in one genomic region:
- the chrnb2 gene encoding neuronal acetylcholine receptor subunit beta-2 isoform X2: MHPSVLGVRATAKLISCPCGLGADTEERLVEHLLNPAHYNKLIRPATNGSELVTVQLMVSLAQLISVHEREQVMTTNVWLTQEWQDYRLTWVPEEFDGMMKVRLPSKHIWLPDVVLYNNADGVYEVSFYSNAVVSYDGSIFWLPPAIYKSACKIEVKHFPFDQQNCTLRFRSWTYDRTEIDLVLRADVASMDDFTPSGEWDIIALPGRRNENPADPTYVDITYDFIIRRKPLFYTINLIIPCVLITSLAILVFYLPSDCGEKMTLCISVLLALTVFLLLISKIVPPTSLDVPLVGKYLMFTMVLVTFSIVTSVCVLNVHHRSPTTHTMPPWVKLVFLNKLPALLFMRQPRNSCERQRLRQRRRAQEQKEGGRSGEAGALMVGLGLGGGGGSGGGTTTGVFSKEDSDPCTCYVNRASVKQFGGELGGAGGGSMDGLNRVREGREGGSGNLPRGQQAGGGPALTQALLAQACPGFEEAVEGVRFIANHMKSEDDDQSVSEDWKYVAMVIDRLFLWIFIFVCVFGTMGMFLQPLFQNYTAKTITSTPG, translated from the exons ATGCATCCCTCAGTGCTGGGAGTGAGGGCAACGGCCAAACTGATTTCCTGCCCCT GCGGCCTCGGGGCGGACACGGAGGAGCGGCTGGTGGAGCATCTCCTAAATCCAGCCCACTACAACAAACTGATCCGTCCTGCGACTAATGGCTCCGAGCTGGTTACTGTGCAGCTGATGGTGTCGCTGGCCCAACTCATCAGCGTG catgAAAGGGAGCAGGTGATGACCACTAATGTCTGGCTAACACAG GAGTGGCAGGACTATCGTCTGACTTGGGTCCCTGAGGAGTTTGATGGGATGATGAAGGTCAGGCTGCCCTCAAAACACATCTGGCTGCCTGACGTGGTGCTTTACAACAA TGCCGACGGTGTGTACGAGGTGTCGTTCTACTCTAACGCCGTGGTCTCCTACGATGGCAGCATCTTCTGGTTGCCCCCGGCCATCTATAAGTCAGCCTGTAAGATCGAGGTCAAGCACTTCCCCTTCGACCAGCAGAACTGCACATTGCGCTTCCGCTCCTGGACCTATGACCGCACCGAGATCGATTTGGTGCTCCGCGCTGATGTGGCTAGCATGGATGACTTCACGCCCAGCGGGGAGTGGGACATCATTGCCCTGCCAGGCAGGCGGAACGAGAACCCGGCTGACCCCACCTACGTGGACATAACTTATGACTTCATCATTCGCAGGAAGCCTCTTTTTTACACCATCAACCTCATCATCCCATGTGTCCTCATCACCTCGCTGGCCATCCTGGTCTTCTACCTGCCATcagactgtggagagaagaTGACGCTCTGCATCTCAGTGCTGCTGGCACTCACTGTGTTCCTGCTGCTGATCTCCAAGATCGTCCCACCCACTTCACTGGACGTCCCTCTGGTGGGGAAGTACCTGATGTTCACCATGGTCTTAGTCACCTTCTCTATcgtcaccagtgtgtgtgtactaaatGTGCACCACCGCTCGCCCACCACACACACTATGCCACCTTGGGTTAAACTGGTGTTCCTCAACAAGCTTCCTGCCCTGCTCTTTATGCGCCAGCCAAGGAACAGCTGCGAGCGCCAGCGGCTGCGCCAAAGAAGGAGGGCCCAGGAGCAGAAAGAGGGTGGGCGCAGCGGGGAGGCAGGGGCCCTGATGGTGGGTCTCGGGCTGGGTGGTGGTGGCGGGAGCGGAGGGGGAACCACCACAGGGGTATTCAGCAAAGAAGACAGTGACCCTTGTACCTGCTACGTGAACCGAGCGTCTGTTAAACAGTTTGGTGGGGAACTGGGAGGTGCAGGCGGTGGATCCATGGATGGTCTGAATAGGGTGAGGGAGGGCAGGGAAGGGGGGTCTGGAAACCTGCCCCGGGGCCAACAAGCAGGAGGAGGTCCTGCTCTGACTCAGGCCCTGTTGGCTCAGGCCTGTCCTGGGTTTGAGGAGGCCGTGGAAGGAGTTCGCTTCATCGCTAACCACATGAAGAGTGAAGATGATGATCAAAGT GTGAGCGAGGACTGGAAGTACGTCGCCATGGTGATCGACCGCCTCTTCCTGTGGATCTTCATCTTCGTGTGCGTGTTCGGAACAATGGGAATGTTCCTGCAGCCGCTCTTCCAGAATTACACAGCCAAGACCATCACCAGCACGCCGGGCTGA
- the chrnb2 gene encoding neuronal acetylcholine receptor subunit beta-2 isoform X1, which yields MVMLMMMVATTTTMMMMMDVRPPRLLLPLLALLAIAGGGLGADTEERLVEHLLNPAHYNKLIRPATNGSELVTVQLMVSLAQLISVHEREQVMTTNVWLTQEWQDYRLTWVPEEFDGMMKVRLPSKHIWLPDVVLYNNADGVYEVSFYSNAVVSYDGSIFWLPPAIYKSACKIEVKHFPFDQQNCTLRFRSWTYDRTEIDLVLRADVASMDDFTPSGEWDIIALPGRRNENPADPTYVDITYDFIIRRKPLFYTINLIIPCVLITSLAILVFYLPSDCGEKMTLCISVLLALTVFLLLISKIVPPTSLDVPLVGKYLMFTMVLVTFSIVTSVCVLNVHHRSPTTHTMPPWVKLVFLNKLPALLFMRQPRNSCERQRLRQRRRAQEQKEGGRSGEAGALMVGLGLGGGGGSGGGTTTGVFSKEDSDPCTCYVNRASVKQFGGELGGAGGGSMDGLNRVREGREGGSGNLPRGQQAGGGPALTQALLAQACPGFEEAVEGVRFIANHMKSEDDDQSVSEDWKYVAMVIDRLFLWIFIFVCVFGTMGMFLQPLFQNYTAKTITSTPG from the exons AtggtgatgctgatgatgatggttgcgacgacgacgacgatgatgatgatgatggacgTCCGGCCGCcgcggctgctgctgccgctgctggcTCTGCTCGCCATTGCGGGAG GCGGCCTCGGGGCGGACACGGAGGAGCGGCTGGTGGAGCATCTCCTAAATCCAGCCCACTACAACAAACTGATCCGTCCTGCGACTAATGGCTCCGAGCTGGTTACTGTGCAGCTGATGGTGTCGCTGGCCCAACTCATCAGCGTG catgAAAGGGAGCAGGTGATGACCACTAATGTCTGGCTAACACAG GAGTGGCAGGACTATCGTCTGACTTGGGTCCCTGAGGAGTTTGATGGGATGATGAAGGTCAGGCTGCCCTCAAAACACATCTGGCTGCCTGACGTGGTGCTTTACAACAA TGCCGACGGTGTGTACGAGGTGTCGTTCTACTCTAACGCCGTGGTCTCCTACGATGGCAGCATCTTCTGGTTGCCCCCGGCCATCTATAAGTCAGCCTGTAAGATCGAGGTCAAGCACTTCCCCTTCGACCAGCAGAACTGCACATTGCGCTTCCGCTCCTGGACCTATGACCGCACCGAGATCGATTTGGTGCTCCGCGCTGATGTGGCTAGCATGGATGACTTCACGCCCAGCGGGGAGTGGGACATCATTGCCCTGCCAGGCAGGCGGAACGAGAACCCGGCTGACCCCACCTACGTGGACATAACTTATGACTTCATCATTCGCAGGAAGCCTCTTTTTTACACCATCAACCTCATCATCCCATGTGTCCTCATCACCTCGCTGGCCATCCTGGTCTTCTACCTGCCATcagactgtggagagaagaTGACGCTCTGCATCTCAGTGCTGCTGGCACTCACTGTGTTCCTGCTGCTGATCTCCAAGATCGTCCCACCCACTTCACTGGACGTCCCTCTGGTGGGGAAGTACCTGATGTTCACCATGGTCTTAGTCACCTTCTCTATcgtcaccagtgtgtgtgtactaaatGTGCACCACCGCTCGCCCACCACACACACTATGCCACCTTGGGTTAAACTGGTGTTCCTCAACAAGCTTCCTGCCCTGCTCTTTATGCGCCAGCCAAGGAACAGCTGCGAGCGCCAGCGGCTGCGCCAAAGAAGGAGGGCCCAGGAGCAGAAAGAGGGTGGGCGCAGCGGGGAGGCAGGGGCCCTGATGGTGGGTCTCGGGCTGGGTGGTGGTGGCGGGAGCGGAGGGGGAACCACCACAGGGGTATTCAGCAAAGAAGACAGTGACCCTTGTACCTGCTACGTGAACCGAGCGTCTGTTAAACAGTTTGGTGGGGAACTGGGAGGTGCAGGCGGTGGATCCATGGATGGTCTGAATAGGGTGAGGGAGGGCAGGGAAGGGGGGTCTGGAAACCTGCCCCGGGGCCAACAAGCAGGAGGAGGTCCTGCTCTGACTCAGGCCCTGTTGGCTCAGGCCTGTCCTGGGTTTGAGGAGGCCGTGGAAGGAGTTCGCTTCATCGCTAACCACATGAAGAGTGAAGATGATGATCAAAGT GTGAGCGAGGACTGGAAGTACGTCGCCATGGTGATCGACCGCCTCTTCCTGTGGATCTTCATCTTCGTGTGCGTGTTCGGAACAATGGGAATGTTCCTGCAGCCGCTCTTCCAGAATTACACAGCCAAGACCATCACCAGCACGCCGGGCTGA
- the she gene encoding SH2 domain-containing adapter protein E, with amino-acid sequence MARWFRDFPINLKNGSERVRSASESGPQARAKPSFSRDSLKGNQRKDGGVGGLLAGRNRKNSATELGRNNTGSGGTVWDSLTYGKGRKSSKIEATGAPDENRQVRTSSLAQAYISRMIKVDKGDKNPKLNGISEKKKPDNEKGRSDIKTTLIILEDYADPFDAEKTKEQREAERAGVNDGYMEPYDAQVIITEVRRRGSKDLLKVCVLLDRSHREGKGEEGKPSPPNIYDTPYEGGMEGDSEGVWIPVTRPESDVRPAGEYELPWEWRKEDIVRALSAQFEAVDCSPTKENSSASSRQQQQQQQQQQQQQQQQQHTLRQKNWNHKTLISSPPSSSSSSSFPSSPILKLSPLTPPSPSFPTLKISPLSPSSSPNKLSPPSPTSLSAPLDGDEAKVDPGLPLEKQSWYHGSVSRQQAEAQLQRCREASFLVRDSESGTSKYSIALKTSQSCVHIIVAQTKSSKGLGYTLNQSSCVFSSIPELVHHYCTHRLPFTGAEHMTLQHPVLRPH; translated from the exons ATGGCTAGATGGTTCAGAGATTTCCCCATCAACCTGAAGAACGGAAGCGAAAGGGTCCGCTCGGCATCTGAATCAGGTCCACAAGCTCGAGCCAAACCATCGTTTTCTCGAGACAGTTTGAAAGGTAATCAACGTAAggatggaggagtgggggggttgTTAGCGGGGAGAAACAGGAAAAATTCGGCTACGGAATTGGGTCGTAATAACACTGGGTCTGGTGGGACCGTCTGGGACAGTCTCACTTATGGGAAAGGTCGCAAGAGCTCCAAGATCGAGGCCACGGGGGCACCAGACGAGAACCGTCAGGTCAGGACTTCGAGTCTGGCGCAAGCGTACATCAGCAGGATGATTAAAGTGGACAAAGGAGACAAAAACCCCAAACTCAACGGGATAAGTGAAAAGAAGAAGCCTGACAACGAGAAGGGAAGGTCTGACATCAAGACAACG ctgattATCCTGGAGGACTACGCTGATCCTTTTGATGCAGAGAAAACcaaggagcagagggaggctgAGAGAGCCGGAGTGAATGATGGGTACATGGAGCCCTACGACGCCCAGGTCATCATCACAG AGGTTCGTAGACGTGGCTCCAAAGACcttttgaaagtgtgtgttctGCTGGACCGCAGCCACAGAGAGGGGAAGGGAGAAGAGGGGAAGCCCTCGCCTCCGAACATCTACGACACACCGTATGAGGGTGGAATGGAGGGCGATAGCGAGGGGGTGTGGATCCCTGTCACGCGACCAGAGTCTGACGTCCGTCCCGCCGGAGAGTACGAACTGCCCTGGGAGTGGAGAAAGGAGGACATTGTCAGAGCGCTGTCag CTCAATTCGAGGCAGTGGATTGTTCTCCCACTAAAGAGAACAGTTCTGCCTCCAGccgccagcagcagcaacagcaacaacagcagcagcagcagcagcagcagcaacaacacaccCTGAGACAGAAGAACTGGAACCATAAAaccctcatctcctctcctccgtcctcctcctcttcttcctccttcccgTCCTCCCCTATCCTCAAACTTTCCCCTCTCACGCCCCCGTCTCCCTCGTTCCCCACCCTCAAAATCTCACCACTCTCACCCTCATCCAGCCCCAACAAGCTTTCACCTCCATCCCCGACCTCCCTCAGTGCCCCACTGGATGGGGATGAAGCTAAAGTGGACCCCGGCCTGCCCCTGGAGAAGCAGAG CTGGTACCATGGCAGTGTGAGTCGGCAGCAGGCTGAGGCTCAGCTGCAGCGCTGCAGGGAAGCCAGCTTCCTGGTGAGGGACAGCGAATCAGGAACCAGCAAGTACTCCATTGCGCTGAA GACCAGTCAGAGTTGTGTGCACATCATTGTGGCTCAGACTAAGAGCAGCAAGGGCCTGGGCTACACACTGAATCAGAGTAGCTGCGTGTTCTCCAGCATCCCTGAGCTGGTCCACCACTACTGCACACACAGACTGCCTTTCACTGGAGCCGAGCACATGACCCTGCAGCATCCTGTGCTCAGGCCGCACTGA